One region of Oncorhynchus keta strain PuntledgeMale-10-30-2019 chromosome 24, Oket_V2, whole genome shotgun sequence genomic DNA includes:
- the LOC118402879 gene encoding histone-lysine N-methyltransferase PRDM9-like isoform X4, producing the protein MSEEVIVVEWADPGVSEEGCQVQIITDNPSAVFSDSLVQNILVNTVVQGQEEGHQLLDDNGNDLYCEECHTSNKDQCDVQGGLSFMLDSPTPMGIPQRALLTLPHGLVVGRSSIPGAGLGVLNQGPAVAPGMHFGPCEGEVTTRERAVASDYSWEVWNSKSESEYIDAARDTHSNWMRYVNCARNEEEGNLIALQYRGIVFFHCCRSILPGDEFLFWPGGRFIERFRDPSDQIWLRKCTPSEFRTDLSSQVFLCCQCQLTFTTKSYLQKHTEKSHSLDLSPASELSELDNHLSNGNVKPDPMSSSSVGELAYRCPQCPKSFKQKGHVQRHMRNVHSKVKPYCCIHCRRCFAQLSCLARHQIRVHGKKKKQGIEEFMSEEVRGKSQPPPDRTQEIESSTSDAPPTGTSVLFPCPHCPFSSTVESSLCEHMKSHDQREKVIKMQAFLEVRGESTHKPESPELPSDGLHTEPQTDEPAQRGEEANSCSQCGKRFKQKGHFQRHMRAVHSNVRPYCCPQCRKCFAQGYDLARHQLRVHGTKKKHRVVEVRGENLPRPPSDSAWEPEPPSNDSPTETQTGRAPSQRLRNLRVKSTRTSKAKTKTNAPKQRQISTKKRSHSDPDSDDLDMEKEMEGEAVGEEAQYSCTECQGTYDNPESLRSHQCIQVVVGPPPYSCSTCGVTFKRYTTLKKHKLNKHPKENMRYCCTRCGRFFSQAAGLQRHLEAEVCKDIQLSSEAVPCSYCQFSFTEERYLRKHVKRHHPEEYVSQASGLGLIPPEQKAVEGGEVHLCFQCGKSYKYVKCFKSHRCFQSVTAKRYLCNDCGKGFSCFYSLKQHQRIHTGEKPYRCSYCEKCFSHSGQLNVHVRIHTGEKPFLCTECGETFRQSGDLKRHERKHTGVKPCTCPECGKSFSRPQSLKAHQLLHNGEKLYKCDQCVKRFSRNYHLTRHHEKMHS; encoded by the exons TGGTACAAGGCCAAGAGGAGGGTCATCAACTACTAGATGACAACGGTAATGACCTCT ATTGTGAGGAGTGTCATACCTCCAACAAAGACCAGTGTGATGTCCAAGGTGGTCTGTCCTTCATGCTGGACTCTCCCACTCCAATGGGTATACCCCAGAGGGCCCTCCTCACCCTACCCCATGGGCTGGTGGTAGGCAGGTCCAGTATCCCAGGGGCAGGCCTGGGGGTCCTAAACCAAGGGCCAGCTGTGGCCCCAGGAATGCACTTTGGCCCCTGTGAGGGGGAGGTGACTACCAGGGAAAGAGCAGTAGCAAGTGACTATTCCTGGGAG GTCTGGAACAGTAAGAGTGAATCTGAGTACATCGATGCTGCACGAGACACTCATTCCAACTGGATGAG gtatgtTAATTGTGCTCGTAATGAAGAGGAGGGTAATCTCATAGCACTCCAGTACAGGGGGATTGTTTTCTTCCACTGCTGCCGCTCCATCCTCCCAGGAGATGAGTTCCTGTTTTGGCCTGGGGGCAGATTCATCGAAAGGTTTAGGGACCCCTCTGACCAAATCTGGCTCCGAAAGTGCACCCCTTCAG agTTTAGAACAGATTTGTCGTCTCAGGTTTTCCTCTGCTGTCAGTGCCAGCTTACTTTCACCACCAAGTCCTACCTTCAAAAACATACAGAGAAATCACACTCTCTGGACCTATCACCTGCGTCTGAACTGAGTGAGCTTGACAATCACCTTTCTAATGGCAATGTAAAGCCAGACCCGATGTCGTCTTCCTCTGTAGGAGAGTTGGCCTACCGGTGCCCTCAGTGTCCTAAGAGCTTTAAGCAGAAGGGCCACGTCCAGAGACACATGCGAAATGTCCACTCCAAGGTGAAACCGTACTGCTGCATCCATTGTAGGAGGTGTTTCGCTCAGCTGTCTTGTCTGGCCAGGCACCAGATACGAGTTCATGGAAAGAAGAAGAAGCAGGGAATAGAAGAGTTTATGTCTGAAGAGGTCAGAGGGAAGAGTCAGCCACCCCCTGACAGGACCCAGGAAATAGAGTCCTCCACCTCCGATGCTCCACCTACAGGGACCTCGGTCTTATTCCCGTGTCCTCATTGCCCATTCTCTTCTACTGTGGAGAGCAGCCTTTGTGAGCACATGAAGAGCCATGACCAAAGGGAAAAGGTCATCAAAATGCAGGCTTTTCTAGAGGTCAGAGGGGAGAGCACCCATAAACCTGAATCCCCTGAACTCCCCTCTGATGGTCTACATACAGAGCCCCAGACAGATGAGCCGGCACAAAGAGGTGAGGAGGCCAACAGCTGCTCTCAGTGTGGGAAGCGCTTTAAACAGAAGGGTCACTTCCAAAGACACATGCGAGCTGTCCACTCCAACGTCAGACCCTACTGCTGCCCCCAGTGCAGGAAGTGTTTTGCTCAGGGGTATGACCTGGCGAGGCACCAGCTACGAGTTCACGGAACGAAGAAGAAGCATCGAGTAGTAGAGGTCAGAGGGGAGAATCTGCCCCGGCCGCCCTCTGACAGCGCCTGGGAACCGGAGCCCCCCTCCAATGATTCACCTACAGAGACCCAGACTGGAAGAGCTCCCTCTCAGAGACTAAGAAACCTCAGAGTAAAGTCCACCAGGACCTCTAAAGCCAAAACTAAGACAAACGCACCAAAACAAAGACAAATCAGTACCAAGAAGAGATCCCATTCAGATCCTGATTCAGATGATCTGGAcatggagaaggagatggagggagaggctgTTGGAGAGGAGGCCCAGTACAGCTGCACTGAGTGTCAGGGAACCTACgacaacccagagtctctcagatcCCATCAGTGCATCCAAGTCGTGGTGGGGCCGCCGCCGTATTCTTGCTCTACATGTGGGGTTACCTTCAAACGGTACACCACCCTGAAGAAGCACAAGCTCAACAAGCACCCGAAGGAAAATATGCGTTATTGCTGCACCCGCTGTGGAAGGTTCTTCAGTCAGGCTGCCGGTCTACAGCGCCACCTGGAGGCAGAAGTATGTAAGGACATCCAGCTGAGCTCTGAAGCTGTCCCCTGCTCCTACTGCCAATTCTCCTTCACCGAGGAGAGGTACCTCCGGAAGCACGTTAAGAGACACCACCCTGAGGAGTATGTCTCTCAAGCCTCAGGCCTGGGCCTCATTCCACCAGAGCAGAAGGCCGTGGAGGGGGGAGAGGTCCACCTCTGCTTTCAGTGTGGGAAGAGCTACAAGTATGTTAAATGCTTCAAATCTCACAGGTGTTTCCAGTCAGTCACAGCCAAACGGTACTTGTGCAATGACTGTGGGAAAGGTTTCTCTTGTTTCTACAGCCTTAAGCAGCATCAGCGGATTCACACGGGAGAAAAGCCATACCGCTGTTCTTATTGCGAGAAGTGTTTTAGCCACTCTGGACAGCTGAATGTGCACGTGAggatacacacaggggagaagcctttccTGTGTACAGAGTGTGGAGAGACCTTCCGTCAGTCTGGGGATCTGAAGCGCCATGAGAGAAAACACACTGGGGTGAAACCATGTACCTGTCCTGAATGTGGGAAAAGCTTCAGTCGACCTCAGAGTCTGAAAGCTCACCAGCTGCTGCACAACGGAGAGAAACTGTACAAGTGTGATCAGTGTGTCAAAAGGTTTTCACGAAATTATCACCTGACGAGACA
- the LOC118402879 gene encoding histone-lysine N-methyltransferase PRDM9-like isoform X2, with protein MITKIISNYRFQEAQVVQSTVMSEEVIVVEWADPGVSEEGCQVQIITDNPSAVFSDSLVQNILVNTVVQGQEEGHQLLDDNDCEECHTSNKDQCDVQGGLSFMLDSPTPMGIPQRALLTLPHGLVVGRSSIPGAGLGVLNQGPAVAPGMHFGPCEGEVTTRERAVASDYSWEVWNSKSESEYIDAARDTHSNWMRYVNCARNEEEGNLIALQYRGIVFFHCCRSILPGDEFLFWPGGRFIERFRDPSDQIWLRKCTPSEFRTDLSSQVFLCCQCQLTFTTKSYLQKHTEKSHSLDLSPASELSELDNHLSNGNVKPDPMSSSSVGELAYRCPQCPKSFKQKGHVQRHMRNVHSKVKPYCCIHCRRCFAQLSCLARHQIRVHGKKKKQGIEEFMSEEVRGKSQPPPDRTQEIESSTSDAPPTGTSVLFPCPHCPFSSTVESSLCEHMKSHDQREKVIKMQAFLEVRGESTHKPESPELPSDGLHTEPQTDEPAQRGEEANSCSQCGKRFKQKGHFQRHMRAVHSNVRPYCCPQCRKCFAQGYDLARHQLRVHGTKKKHRVVEVRGENLPRPPSDSAWEPEPPSNDSPTETQTGRAPSQRLRNLRVKSTRTSKAKTKTNAPKQRQISTKKRSHSDPDSDDLDMEKEMEGEAVGEEAQYSCTECQGTYDNPESLRSHQCIQVVVGPPPYSCSTCGVTFKRYTTLKKHKLNKHPKENMRYCCTRCGRFFSQAAGLQRHLEAEVCKDIQLSSEAVPCSYCQFSFTEERYLRKHVKRHHPEEYVSQASGLGLIPPEQKAVEGGEVHLCFQCGKSYKYVKCFKSHRCFQSVTAKRYLCNDCGKGFSCFYSLKQHQRIHTGEKPYRCSYCEKCFSHSGQLNVHVRIHTGEKPFLCTECGETFRQSGDLKRHERKHTGVKPCTCPECGKSFSRPQSLKAHQLLHNGEKLYKCDQCVKRFSRNYHLTRHHEKMHS; from the exons TGGTACAAGGCCAAGAGGAGGGTCATCAACTACTAGATGACAACG ATTGTGAGGAGTGTCATACCTCCAACAAAGACCAGTGTGATGTCCAAGGTGGTCTGTCCTTCATGCTGGACTCTCCCACTCCAATGGGTATACCCCAGAGGGCCCTCCTCACCCTACCCCATGGGCTGGTGGTAGGCAGGTCCAGTATCCCAGGGGCAGGCCTGGGGGTCCTAAACCAAGGGCCAGCTGTGGCCCCAGGAATGCACTTTGGCCCCTGTGAGGGGGAGGTGACTACCAGGGAAAGAGCAGTAGCAAGTGACTATTCCTGGGAG GTCTGGAACAGTAAGAGTGAATCTGAGTACATCGATGCTGCACGAGACACTCATTCCAACTGGATGAG gtatgtTAATTGTGCTCGTAATGAAGAGGAGGGTAATCTCATAGCACTCCAGTACAGGGGGATTGTTTTCTTCCACTGCTGCCGCTCCATCCTCCCAGGAGATGAGTTCCTGTTTTGGCCTGGGGGCAGATTCATCGAAAGGTTTAGGGACCCCTCTGACCAAATCTGGCTCCGAAAGTGCACCCCTTCAG agTTTAGAACAGATTTGTCGTCTCAGGTTTTCCTCTGCTGTCAGTGCCAGCTTACTTTCACCACCAAGTCCTACCTTCAAAAACATACAGAGAAATCACACTCTCTGGACCTATCACCTGCGTCTGAACTGAGTGAGCTTGACAATCACCTTTCTAATGGCAATGTAAAGCCAGACCCGATGTCGTCTTCCTCTGTAGGAGAGTTGGCCTACCGGTGCCCTCAGTGTCCTAAGAGCTTTAAGCAGAAGGGCCACGTCCAGAGACACATGCGAAATGTCCACTCCAAGGTGAAACCGTACTGCTGCATCCATTGTAGGAGGTGTTTCGCTCAGCTGTCTTGTCTGGCCAGGCACCAGATACGAGTTCATGGAAAGAAGAAGAAGCAGGGAATAGAAGAGTTTATGTCTGAAGAGGTCAGAGGGAAGAGTCAGCCACCCCCTGACAGGACCCAGGAAATAGAGTCCTCCACCTCCGATGCTCCACCTACAGGGACCTCGGTCTTATTCCCGTGTCCTCATTGCCCATTCTCTTCTACTGTGGAGAGCAGCCTTTGTGAGCACATGAAGAGCCATGACCAAAGGGAAAAGGTCATCAAAATGCAGGCTTTTCTAGAGGTCAGAGGGGAGAGCACCCATAAACCTGAATCCCCTGAACTCCCCTCTGATGGTCTACATACAGAGCCCCAGACAGATGAGCCGGCACAAAGAGGTGAGGAGGCCAACAGCTGCTCTCAGTGTGGGAAGCGCTTTAAACAGAAGGGTCACTTCCAAAGACACATGCGAGCTGTCCACTCCAACGTCAGACCCTACTGCTGCCCCCAGTGCAGGAAGTGTTTTGCTCAGGGGTATGACCTGGCGAGGCACCAGCTACGAGTTCACGGAACGAAGAAGAAGCATCGAGTAGTAGAGGTCAGAGGGGAGAATCTGCCCCGGCCGCCCTCTGACAGCGCCTGGGAACCGGAGCCCCCCTCCAATGATTCACCTACAGAGACCCAGACTGGAAGAGCTCCCTCTCAGAGACTAAGAAACCTCAGAGTAAAGTCCACCAGGACCTCTAAAGCCAAAACTAAGACAAACGCACCAAAACAAAGACAAATCAGTACCAAGAAGAGATCCCATTCAGATCCTGATTCAGATGATCTGGAcatggagaaggagatggagggagaggctgTTGGAGAGGAGGCCCAGTACAGCTGCACTGAGTGTCAGGGAACCTACgacaacccagagtctctcagatcCCATCAGTGCATCCAAGTCGTGGTGGGGCCGCCGCCGTATTCTTGCTCTACATGTGGGGTTACCTTCAAACGGTACACCACCCTGAAGAAGCACAAGCTCAACAAGCACCCGAAGGAAAATATGCGTTATTGCTGCACCCGCTGTGGAAGGTTCTTCAGTCAGGCTGCCGGTCTACAGCGCCACCTGGAGGCAGAAGTATGTAAGGACATCCAGCTGAGCTCTGAAGCTGTCCCCTGCTCCTACTGCCAATTCTCCTTCACCGAGGAGAGGTACCTCCGGAAGCACGTTAAGAGACACCACCCTGAGGAGTATGTCTCTCAAGCCTCAGGCCTGGGCCTCATTCCACCAGAGCAGAAGGCCGTGGAGGGGGGAGAGGTCCACCTCTGCTTTCAGTGTGGGAAGAGCTACAAGTATGTTAAATGCTTCAAATCTCACAGGTGTTTCCAGTCAGTCACAGCCAAACGGTACTTGTGCAATGACTGTGGGAAAGGTTTCTCTTGTTTCTACAGCCTTAAGCAGCATCAGCGGATTCACACGGGAGAAAAGCCATACCGCTGTTCTTATTGCGAGAAGTGTTTTAGCCACTCTGGACAGCTGAATGTGCACGTGAggatacacacaggggagaagcctttccTGTGTACAGAGTGTGGAGAGACCTTCCGTCAGTCTGGGGATCTGAAGCGCCATGAGAGAAAACACACTGGGGTGAAACCATGTACCTGTCCTGAATGTGGGAAAAGCTTCAGTCGACCTCAGAGTCTGAAAGCTCACCAGCTGCTGCACAACGGAGAGAAACTGTACAAGTGTGATCAGTGTGTCAAAAGGTTTTCACGAAATTATCACCTGACGAGACA
- the LOC118402879 gene encoding histone-lysine N-methyltransferase PRDM9-like isoform X1 — MITKIISNYRFQEAQVVQSTVMSEEVIVVEWADPGVSEEGCQVQIITDNPSAVFSDSLVQNILVNTVVQGQEEGHQLLDDNGNDLYCEECHTSNKDQCDVQGGLSFMLDSPTPMGIPQRALLTLPHGLVVGRSSIPGAGLGVLNQGPAVAPGMHFGPCEGEVTTRERAVASDYSWEVWNSKSESEYIDAARDTHSNWMRYVNCARNEEEGNLIALQYRGIVFFHCCRSILPGDEFLFWPGGRFIERFRDPSDQIWLRKCTPSEFRTDLSSQVFLCCQCQLTFTTKSYLQKHTEKSHSLDLSPASELSELDNHLSNGNVKPDPMSSSSVGELAYRCPQCPKSFKQKGHVQRHMRNVHSKVKPYCCIHCRRCFAQLSCLARHQIRVHGKKKKQGIEEFMSEEVRGKSQPPPDRTQEIESSTSDAPPTGTSVLFPCPHCPFSSTVESSLCEHMKSHDQREKVIKMQAFLEVRGESTHKPESPELPSDGLHTEPQTDEPAQRGEEANSCSQCGKRFKQKGHFQRHMRAVHSNVRPYCCPQCRKCFAQGYDLARHQLRVHGTKKKHRVVEVRGENLPRPPSDSAWEPEPPSNDSPTETQTGRAPSQRLRNLRVKSTRTSKAKTKTNAPKQRQISTKKRSHSDPDSDDLDMEKEMEGEAVGEEAQYSCTECQGTYDNPESLRSHQCIQVVVGPPPYSCSTCGVTFKRYTTLKKHKLNKHPKENMRYCCTRCGRFFSQAAGLQRHLEAEVCKDIQLSSEAVPCSYCQFSFTEERYLRKHVKRHHPEEYVSQASGLGLIPPEQKAVEGGEVHLCFQCGKSYKYVKCFKSHRCFQSVTAKRYLCNDCGKGFSCFYSLKQHQRIHTGEKPYRCSYCEKCFSHSGQLNVHVRIHTGEKPFLCTECGETFRQSGDLKRHERKHTGVKPCTCPECGKSFSRPQSLKAHQLLHNGEKLYKCDQCVKRFSRNYHLTRHHEKMHS, encoded by the exons TGGTACAAGGCCAAGAGGAGGGTCATCAACTACTAGATGACAACGGTAATGACCTCT ATTGTGAGGAGTGTCATACCTCCAACAAAGACCAGTGTGATGTCCAAGGTGGTCTGTCCTTCATGCTGGACTCTCCCACTCCAATGGGTATACCCCAGAGGGCCCTCCTCACCCTACCCCATGGGCTGGTGGTAGGCAGGTCCAGTATCCCAGGGGCAGGCCTGGGGGTCCTAAACCAAGGGCCAGCTGTGGCCCCAGGAATGCACTTTGGCCCCTGTGAGGGGGAGGTGACTACCAGGGAAAGAGCAGTAGCAAGTGACTATTCCTGGGAG GTCTGGAACAGTAAGAGTGAATCTGAGTACATCGATGCTGCACGAGACACTCATTCCAACTGGATGAG gtatgtTAATTGTGCTCGTAATGAAGAGGAGGGTAATCTCATAGCACTCCAGTACAGGGGGATTGTTTTCTTCCACTGCTGCCGCTCCATCCTCCCAGGAGATGAGTTCCTGTTTTGGCCTGGGGGCAGATTCATCGAAAGGTTTAGGGACCCCTCTGACCAAATCTGGCTCCGAAAGTGCACCCCTTCAG agTTTAGAACAGATTTGTCGTCTCAGGTTTTCCTCTGCTGTCAGTGCCAGCTTACTTTCACCACCAAGTCCTACCTTCAAAAACATACAGAGAAATCACACTCTCTGGACCTATCACCTGCGTCTGAACTGAGTGAGCTTGACAATCACCTTTCTAATGGCAATGTAAAGCCAGACCCGATGTCGTCTTCCTCTGTAGGAGAGTTGGCCTACCGGTGCCCTCAGTGTCCTAAGAGCTTTAAGCAGAAGGGCCACGTCCAGAGACACATGCGAAATGTCCACTCCAAGGTGAAACCGTACTGCTGCATCCATTGTAGGAGGTGTTTCGCTCAGCTGTCTTGTCTGGCCAGGCACCAGATACGAGTTCATGGAAAGAAGAAGAAGCAGGGAATAGAAGAGTTTATGTCTGAAGAGGTCAGAGGGAAGAGTCAGCCACCCCCTGACAGGACCCAGGAAATAGAGTCCTCCACCTCCGATGCTCCACCTACAGGGACCTCGGTCTTATTCCCGTGTCCTCATTGCCCATTCTCTTCTACTGTGGAGAGCAGCCTTTGTGAGCACATGAAGAGCCATGACCAAAGGGAAAAGGTCATCAAAATGCAGGCTTTTCTAGAGGTCAGAGGGGAGAGCACCCATAAACCTGAATCCCCTGAACTCCCCTCTGATGGTCTACATACAGAGCCCCAGACAGATGAGCCGGCACAAAGAGGTGAGGAGGCCAACAGCTGCTCTCAGTGTGGGAAGCGCTTTAAACAGAAGGGTCACTTCCAAAGACACATGCGAGCTGTCCACTCCAACGTCAGACCCTACTGCTGCCCCCAGTGCAGGAAGTGTTTTGCTCAGGGGTATGACCTGGCGAGGCACCAGCTACGAGTTCACGGAACGAAGAAGAAGCATCGAGTAGTAGAGGTCAGAGGGGAGAATCTGCCCCGGCCGCCCTCTGACAGCGCCTGGGAACCGGAGCCCCCCTCCAATGATTCACCTACAGAGACCCAGACTGGAAGAGCTCCCTCTCAGAGACTAAGAAACCTCAGAGTAAAGTCCACCAGGACCTCTAAAGCCAAAACTAAGACAAACGCACCAAAACAAAGACAAATCAGTACCAAGAAGAGATCCCATTCAGATCCTGATTCAGATGATCTGGAcatggagaaggagatggagggagaggctgTTGGAGAGGAGGCCCAGTACAGCTGCACTGAGTGTCAGGGAACCTACgacaacccagagtctctcagatcCCATCAGTGCATCCAAGTCGTGGTGGGGCCGCCGCCGTATTCTTGCTCTACATGTGGGGTTACCTTCAAACGGTACACCACCCTGAAGAAGCACAAGCTCAACAAGCACCCGAAGGAAAATATGCGTTATTGCTGCACCCGCTGTGGAAGGTTCTTCAGTCAGGCTGCCGGTCTACAGCGCCACCTGGAGGCAGAAGTATGTAAGGACATCCAGCTGAGCTCTGAAGCTGTCCCCTGCTCCTACTGCCAATTCTCCTTCACCGAGGAGAGGTACCTCCGGAAGCACGTTAAGAGACACCACCCTGAGGAGTATGTCTCTCAAGCCTCAGGCCTGGGCCTCATTCCACCAGAGCAGAAGGCCGTGGAGGGGGGAGAGGTCCACCTCTGCTTTCAGTGTGGGAAGAGCTACAAGTATGTTAAATGCTTCAAATCTCACAGGTGTTTCCAGTCAGTCACAGCCAAACGGTACTTGTGCAATGACTGTGGGAAAGGTTTCTCTTGTTTCTACAGCCTTAAGCAGCATCAGCGGATTCACACGGGAGAAAAGCCATACCGCTGTTCTTATTGCGAGAAGTGTTTTAGCCACTCTGGACAGCTGAATGTGCACGTGAggatacacacaggggagaagcctttccTGTGTACAGAGTGTGGAGAGACCTTCCGTCAGTCTGGGGATCTGAAGCGCCATGAGAGAAAACACACTGGGGTGAAACCATGTACCTGTCCTGAATGTGGGAAAAGCTTCAGTCGACCTCAGAGTCTGAAAGCTCACCAGCTGCTGCACAACGGAGAGAAACTGTACAAGTGTGATCAGTGTGTCAAAAGGTTTTCACGAAATTATCACCTGACGAGACA
- the LOC118402879 gene encoding histone-lysine N-methyltransferase PRDM9-like isoform X3 produces MESTVMSEEVIVVEWADPGVSEEGCQVQIITDNPSAVFSDSLVQNILVNTVVQGQEEGHQLLDDNGNDLYCEECHTSNKDQCDVQGGLSFMLDSPTPMGIPQRALLTLPHGLVVGRSSIPGAGLGVLNQGPAVAPGMHFGPCEGEVTTRERAVASDYSWEVWNSKSESEYIDAARDTHSNWMRYVNCARNEEEGNLIALQYRGIVFFHCCRSILPGDEFLFWPGGRFIERFRDPSDQIWLRKCTPSEFRTDLSSQVFLCCQCQLTFTTKSYLQKHTEKSHSLDLSPASELSELDNHLSNGNVKPDPMSSSSVGELAYRCPQCPKSFKQKGHVQRHMRNVHSKVKPYCCIHCRRCFAQLSCLARHQIRVHGKKKKQGIEEFMSEEVRGKSQPPPDRTQEIESSTSDAPPTGTSVLFPCPHCPFSSTVESSLCEHMKSHDQREKVIKMQAFLEVRGESTHKPESPELPSDGLHTEPQTDEPAQRGEEANSCSQCGKRFKQKGHFQRHMRAVHSNVRPYCCPQCRKCFAQGYDLARHQLRVHGTKKKHRVVEVRGENLPRPPSDSAWEPEPPSNDSPTETQTGRAPSQRLRNLRVKSTRTSKAKTKTNAPKQRQISTKKRSHSDPDSDDLDMEKEMEGEAVGEEAQYSCTECQGTYDNPESLRSHQCIQVVVGPPPYSCSTCGVTFKRYTTLKKHKLNKHPKENMRYCCTRCGRFFSQAAGLQRHLEAEVCKDIQLSSEAVPCSYCQFSFTEERYLRKHVKRHHPEEYVSQASGLGLIPPEQKAVEGGEVHLCFQCGKSYKYVKCFKSHRCFQSVTAKRYLCNDCGKGFSCFYSLKQHQRIHTGEKPYRCSYCEKCFSHSGQLNVHVRIHTGEKPFLCTECGETFRQSGDLKRHERKHTGVKPCTCPECGKSFSRPQSLKAHQLLHNGEKLYKCDQCVKRFSRNYHLTRHHEKMHS; encoded by the exons TGGTACAAGGCCAAGAGGAGGGTCATCAACTACTAGATGACAACGGTAATGACCTCT ATTGTGAGGAGTGTCATACCTCCAACAAAGACCAGTGTGATGTCCAAGGTGGTCTGTCCTTCATGCTGGACTCTCCCACTCCAATGGGTATACCCCAGAGGGCCCTCCTCACCCTACCCCATGGGCTGGTGGTAGGCAGGTCCAGTATCCCAGGGGCAGGCCTGGGGGTCCTAAACCAAGGGCCAGCTGTGGCCCCAGGAATGCACTTTGGCCCCTGTGAGGGGGAGGTGACTACCAGGGAAAGAGCAGTAGCAAGTGACTATTCCTGGGAG GTCTGGAACAGTAAGAGTGAATCTGAGTACATCGATGCTGCACGAGACACTCATTCCAACTGGATGAG gtatgtTAATTGTGCTCGTAATGAAGAGGAGGGTAATCTCATAGCACTCCAGTACAGGGGGATTGTTTTCTTCCACTGCTGCCGCTCCATCCTCCCAGGAGATGAGTTCCTGTTTTGGCCTGGGGGCAGATTCATCGAAAGGTTTAGGGACCCCTCTGACCAAATCTGGCTCCGAAAGTGCACCCCTTCAG agTTTAGAACAGATTTGTCGTCTCAGGTTTTCCTCTGCTGTCAGTGCCAGCTTACTTTCACCACCAAGTCCTACCTTCAAAAACATACAGAGAAATCACACTCTCTGGACCTATCACCTGCGTCTGAACTGAGTGAGCTTGACAATCACCTTTCTAATGGCAATGTAAAGCCAGACCCGATGTCGTCTTCCTCTGTAGGAGAGTTGGCCTACCGGTGCCCTCAGTGTCCTAAGAGCTTTAAGCAGAAGGGCCACGTCCAGAGACACATGCGAAATGTCCACTCCAAGGTGAAACCGTACTGCTGCATCCATTGTAGGAGGTGTTTCGCTCAGCTGTCTTGTCTGGCCAGGCACCAGATACGAGTTCATGGAAAGAAGAAGAAGCAGGGAATAGAAGAGTTTATGTCTGAAGAGGTCAGAGGGAAGAGTCAGCCACCCCCTGACAGGACCCAGGAAATAGAGTCCTCCACCTCCGATGCTCCACCTACAGGGACCTCGGTCTTATTCCCGTGTCCTCATTGCCCATTCTCTTCTACTGTGGAGAGCAGCCTTTGTGAGCACATGAAGAGCCATGACCAAAGGGAAAAGGTCATCAAAATGCAGGCTTTTCTAGAGGTCAGAGGGGAGAGCACCCATAAACCTGAATCCCCTGAACTCCCCTCTGATGGTCTACATACAGAGCCCCAGACAGATGAGCCGGCACAAAGAGGTGAGGAGGCCAACAGCTGCTCTCAGTGTGGGAAGCGCTTTAAACAGAAGGGTCACTTCCAAAGACACATGCGAGCTGTCCACTCCAACGTCAGACCCTACTGCTGCCCCCAGTGCAGGAAGTGTTTTGCTCAGGGGTATGACCTGGCGAGGCACCAGCTACGAGTTCACGGAACGAAGAAGAAGCATCGAGTAGTAGAGGTCAGAGGGGAGAATCTGCCCCGGCCGCCCTCTGACAGCGCCTGGGAACCGGAGCCCCCCTCCAATGATTCACCTACAGAGACCCAGACTGGAAGAGCTCCCTCTCAGAGACTAAGAAACCTCAGAGTAAAGTCCACCAGGACCTCTAAAGCCAAAACTAAGACAAACGCACCAAAACAAAGACAAATCAGTACCAAGAAGAGATCCCATTCAGATCCTGATTCAGATGATCTGGAcatggagaaggagatggagggagaggctgTTGGAGAGGAGGCCCAGTACAGCTGCACTGAGTGTCAGGGAACCTACgacaacccagagtctctcagatcCCATCAGTGCATCCAAGTCGTGGTGGGGCCGCCGCCGTATTCTTGCTCTACATGTGGGGTTACCTTCAAACGGTACACCACCCTGAAGAAGCACAAGCTCAACAAGCACCCGAAGGAAAATATGCGTTATTGCTGCACCCGCTGTGGAAGGTTCTTCAGTCAGGCTGCCGGTCTACAGCGCCACCTGGAGGCAGAAGTATGTAAGGACATCCAGCTGAGCTCTGAAGCTGTCCCCTGCTCCTACTGCCAATTCTCCTTCACCGAGGAGAGGTACCTCCGGAAGCACGTTAAGAGACACCACCCTGAGGAGTATGTCTCTCAAGCCTCAGGCCTGGGCCTCATTCCACCAGAGCAGAAGGCCGTGGAGGGGGGAGAGGTCCACCTCTGCTTTCAGTGTGGGAAGAGCTACAAGTATGTTAAATGCTTCAAATCTCACAGGTGTTTCCAGTCAGTCACAGCCAAACGGTACTTGTGCAATGACTGTGGGAAAGGTTTCTCTTGTTTCTACAGCCTTAAGCAGCATCAGCGGATTCACACGGGAGAAAAGCCATACCGCTGTTCTTATTGCGAGAAGTGTTTTAGCCACTCTGGACAGCTGAATGTGCACGTGAggatacacacaggggagaagcctttccTGTGTACAGAGTGTGGAGAGACCTTCCGTCAGTCTGGGGATCTGAAGCGCCATGAGAGAAAACACACTGGGGTGAAACCATGTACCTGTCCTGAATGTGGGAAAAGCTTCAGTCGACCTCAGAGTCTGAAAGCTCACCAGCTGCTGCACAACGGAGAGAAACTGTACAAGTGTGATCAGTGTGTCAAAAGGTTTTCACGAAATTATCACCTGACGAGACA